The Juglans regia cultivar Chandler chromosome 1, Walnut 2.0, whole genome shotgun sequence nucleotide sequence atatataattgttttcttaTAGTATTTAAGATTAAATGATATCAATCCCATAATCGAACATGAGTCTTATTGCatatgtgaaatcaccacttgttccaaaagtttaaactgatgggaagatgtagattttattatttattttatatcttaacactccccctcacgTGTGGGCTAGACTCTCCCTTAATGGATGGcccaacacgtgaaatatttaattaaatgggatagagtgtagagtcagggttCGAACTCAGAACCTCTGccctgataccatgtgaaatcaccacttgtcttaaaagtttaagctgatgggaagaagtagattttattatttattttatatcttataaacagcatatatatatactggaaAGATCTATATAGGATATGATCATGAAAACTCAAAAAAGTTATAacgagtttgtttttttttttttttttttatcgagaTTACTGTATCAATGTACATACTTTTATCCAACTCAACGATCAGAATTGGATGACAAGTGCCATTTGATGATCAGATTATTGCTTTAATTCTCAACCCCCTTGTGCAAGACCAAGATTTAATTTGCAACAGCTAAAGGGAAATTGTACGTTGCAGGAGAGAGCAAGGATAATGATGAAATTCGCAGACTTGATTGATGAAAATGTAGAAGAATTGGCTTCCTTGGATACAATTGATGCTGGGAAATTGTTCACTATGGGGAAGGCCGTAGACATTCCTCATGCATCAAGTACTCTCCGATACTATGCAGGTGCAGCTGACAAAATTCATGGGGAGGTATTGAAGATGTCACGTGAGTTTCATGGATACACATTGCTCGAACCTATTGGTGTCGTGGGACACATCATCCCCTGGAACTTCCCTACGACGATGTTCTTACTGAAGATTAGCCCCGCTTTAGCCGCAGGGTGCACTATGGTTGTCAAGCCCGCGGAACAAACTCCTCTATCGGCTCTTTACTATGCTCATCTTGCTAAGCTAGTAAGTTTGTATCGATCCTTATATACAATTCAAATTGCCATGCTATTATTACTTAGAAGTCATATTTCATAAGGTAAAGTACTCATagtctttttttctctcaaataCAAAACTGATCATTGGCAAAGTCATAGCTATCTATGAATTATGCAATTcttgatttttcatattttctcacATCTTGTATCATGAATTAAGGGTCTTAAAATCAAGACTTTGAGAAAGGAAAATCTGATCATATGCATGATCATAGTATGACGTTTCATAGACCCTGCATCTTCTTCTGGTTTGTTGAGTGACTCCTCAACTGGCTCAAATCCAGTCCTTAACTAGTAGTGTAGTGAAGTCATTTTGCATACATACATTATCCTTATCCATATTCAATACAATAGTTGCCTTTTCTAGCTTTCATATATACGCACGAGTTCCTCCTGATATTTTTCCCATTTATCTTTTCTTGTTCAAGGCCGGTATCCCTGATGGAGTGCTCAATGTTGTAACCGGATTTGGACCAACTGCTGGTGCTGCAATTAGCTCTCACATGGATATTGATGCTGTAATTTCTGACTTTTAATTGAGTGTTTCGATCCCTTGTTTATGTTCCTTTTTCAAAAATGTCTTGGTCAATGAGTTCATTGCTTTGGGGTAGTACTGTGCTTTTGAATCTAGAGTGATGGTCTTTTCAGGTTAGTTTTACTGGCTCTCCAGAAATTGGACGCAAGGTAATGCAGGCCGCAGCAGCAAGTAATTTGAAAGTGGTTTCACTTGAATTAGGTGGCAAGTCACCCCTCATAATCTTTGACGATGTCGATGTAGATATGGCTGCTGAGCTAGCCATTTTCGGCATCCTACATAACAAGGTAAATtccatgttttctttctttctttttttcttttaaataaagttCATTTTAGAAAACtaatttagctaaaaaattgtaccttaaaatgaaatttttcttTACTAATATTGGTACTTTTATCAGGGAGAAATATGTGTGGCAAGTTCTCGTGTTTATGTTCAAGAAGGGATATATGACGAACTTGTGAAGAAATTAGTTGAGAAGGCAAAAGCCTGGGTAGTTGGGGATCCTTTTGATCCTAAAGTTCAACAAGGACCGCAGGTATGAATTGAGGCTAGCTTTCATGATCTATACATTAAtagccccgtttggattgagaagtgatctcaattcatctcatctcatcattaaaatttttctaaattttcatacaaaatataatatataagagtGATGATATACACCACACtcatcatattttaatcatactaaATGGTATGTAGTACATTTAtaaccattagatgataaagaagcttgcaataaatgatcatttaatagtgataaatgtgtcacatcatacttagtgggatgaaagtgggatagtagtatggtgtatagaattttccaatatataatttaactttttcaaatctcaaaataataataatattaaaaaataatattctaataatattttattcaactcatctaaaatcatctcatctcaactcattatatATCCAAACTGCATGCACctcattgtgtatatatatatcattaatttccCATGTTTTTTTCTCTGGGATCGACGTGGGGTACCAAGCAATTAACTAACAGACACGAACAAGCTGCTGGGAGAAGATGAATAATTAATCAAGGAAATCCAAGAAGTACTCATGAACAAGGAAGTGTATTGGTCCCATAATCCCATTAAAGCTACATATAATGgtccaaaataacaacaaaaagacatggcatggcattatttattgtaaagtaCAACCGGTTTATTTAACTTGATTGAGTTTTGGTATCATGTGCAGGTCGACAAGAAGCAGTTTGAGAAAATTCTCTCATACATTGAGCATGGAAAGAGAGAAGGAGCCACCCTTTTAACAGGGGGCAAGCCATTGGGTGGGAAGGGATATTACATTGAGCCTACAATTTTCTCTGAAGTCAAGGCAagtcatgtgtgtgtgtatgtatgtatatatttattttatttttactttacaaCGTACGTGTACAGCTTGATCAAAtcgatcctttttttttttagtggaaTTAAAGGCTAAAGTCGTTTTCCCTTCATCTATTATATTATTGATCTCCGGTCCATGACATGCACGTACAGGAAGAAATGCTTATAGCAaaagatgaaatatttgggcctgtAATGGCTCTTGCGAAGTTCAAGTGAGTACAAAAGCTCTAATACTACTTTTTTGtacattctatgaaaaattAGTCCATCAGTTTTGTTAATTGGTCCATCAGTCATGATCATGTTTAGCAGCACGTACGTGCAATAttctagtactactacttgcAGATAGATAGAAATGCTCACtatttatactaattatatatctcatgaacattaatatataacgAGTACTACAGAACAATGGAGGAGGCGATAGAGAGGGCCAACAGCACTAGATATGGCCTAGCAGCGGGCATCTTAACCAAGGACATAAACGTTGCTAACACTGTCTCAAGATCAATCCGTGCAGGCACCATTTGGATCAATTGTTATTTCGCTTTCGACAATGACTGCCCTTTTGGAGGGTATAAGATGAGTGGATTTGGAAGAGATCTTGGATTGGAAGCCCTTCACAAGTATCTTCAAGTTAAATCGGTTGTTACTCCCCTTTATAATACTCCCTGGCTTTGAAGAATCGAATTCATGATCATCAAGATCATGAATATCCCCTTCTAATTGCACCTCAAACATGCATGATATGGAAGCTAGATCATTATACGTTTTACCAAATCAGTACTTATTCTTATTTTTGGGGCTTGAATTAATTGTTTGCGTGTATTTGTTTTGCTAAGTATCTTATTTAAGGTGGTCTGTAcgtattcttttaataaatcgACCCCATTATAAACTCTCACTCagctattaattatatatacgtgtttgcatatatatatatagcagaatTAGTACTGTTTAATTcgtttgctttttctttttttatggtgTCGTGTTTGTGCATTACCATATTGGTTCATGCATATGTTTCGTACACATGTCACGTGGAGAGACGTACAGATCAAGTATCAGTGGCAGACCCACGACGTACTTACCGGGCAagtttttttaaggaaaataatttacgCATAACGCATTACGCAAcatattacataataatattattgtattattatgtaatattaaaaataacatcattttataaaaatacttttatcttataatattgttgtataatatgttatataatctgttatgtgtatatcattattctaatttttatatgctctctgaaattttttaaaatctcaatatatatctaattaaaatgtctctccaatttttttcgGCCAATAgtc carries:
- the LOC108992688 gene encoding aldehyde dehydrogenase family 2 member C4-like, giving the protein MGGHCDTDDSPASFVKNPTIKFTKLFINGEFIDSISGKTFETIDPRTMETIARIAEGDKEDVDLAVKAALQAFDHGPWPRLPGSERARIMMKFADLIDENVEELASLDTIDAGKLFTMGKAVDIPHASSTLRYYAGAADKIHGEVLKMSREFHGYTLLEPIGVVGHIIPWNFPTTMFLLKISPALAAGCTMVVKPAEQTPLSALYYAHLAKLAGIPDGVLNVVTGFGPTAGAAISSHMDIDAVSFTGSPEIGRKVMQAAAASNLKVVSLELGGKSPLIIFDDVDVDMAAELAIFGILHNKGEICVASSRVYVQEGIYDELVKKLVEKAKAWVVGDPFDPKVQQGPQVDKKQFEKILSYIEHGKREGATLLTGGKPLGGKGYYIEPTIFSEVKEEMLIAKDEIFGPVMALAKFKTMEEAIERANSTRYGLAAGILTKDINVANTVSRSIRAGTIWINCYFAFDNDCPFGGYKMSGFGRDLGLEALHKYLQVKSVVTPLYNTPWL